In Phyllopteryx taeniolatus isolate TA_2022b chromosome 22, UOR_Ptae_1.2, whole genome shotgun sequence, one DNA window encodes the following:
- the LOC133472151 gene encoding gastrula zinc finger protein XlCGF57.1-like, producing the protein MKIHTGEKSACSDCDQRFYHKASLKGRTRTHTGEKPFACSVYDRRFSRKANFLRHTRTHTSEKRFASSVSGQRFLEKGTSTIHTRTHTGEKPFSCSVCGQRFSWKASLKGHTRTHTGEKPFACSVCGQRFSWEASLKSHTRTHTGEKPFACSVCGQLFSYKGSLIFHKKTHTGEKAFACLVCGQRFSHKESLKIHTRSHTGEKPFSYSVCGQRFSRKGTLKRHTRTHTGEKPFSCSVCGHRFTQKVNLQIHTRTHTGEKPFFCSVCGQRFSEKRNLNIHTRTHTGEKPFSCSDCGQRFTLKGHLKIHTRMHTGEKPFACSVCGQRFSHKESLKIHTRSHTGEKPFSCSVCGQQFSYKVSLIFHKKTHTGEKAFSCSVCGQRFSRKGTLKRHTRTHTGEKPFSCSDCGQRFTQKRSLKIHTRTHTGEKQFFCSVCGQSFSEKATLKIHTRTHTGEKPFSCSVCGQRFPNRSLAKNHKCVGENCNDQ; encoded by the coding sequence atgaaaatacatacGGGAGAGAAGTCTGCCTGCTCTGACTGTGATCAAAGATTCTATCACAAAGCAAGCTTAAAAGGTcgcacaagaacacacactggtgagaaaccatttgcctgctcagtttatGACCGAAGATTCTCTAGAAAAGCAAACTTtttaagacacacaagaacacacactagTGAGAAACGTTTTGCCTCCTCAGTTTCTGGGCAAAGATTCTTGGAGAAGGGAACTTcaacaatacacacaagaacacacacgggtgagaaacctttttcctgctcagtttgtggtcaaagattctcctgGAAGGCAAGCTTAAAAggtcacacaagaacgcacactggtgagaaaccttttgcctgctcagtctgTGGGCAAAGATTCTCCTGGGAGGCAAgcttaaaaagtcacacaagaacacacactggtgagaaaccttttgcctgctcagtttgtggtcaactATTCTCTTATAAGGGAAGcttaatatttcacaaaaaaacacacactggtgagaaggcttttgcctgcttagtttgcggtcaaagattctctcacaaggaaagcttaaaaatacacacaagatcgcacactggagagaaacctttttcctacTCAGTGTGTGGACAAAGATTCTCCCGGAAAGGAaccttaaaaagacacacaagaacccacactggtgagaaacctttttcctgctcagtttgtggtcacagattcactcagaaggtaaacttacaaatacacacaagaacgcacactggagagaaaccgtttttctgctcagtttgtggccaaagattctctgaaaagagAAACTTAaacatacacacaagaacacacactggtgagaaacctttttcctgctcagattgcggtcaaagattcactctaAAGGGACacctaaaaatacacacaagaatgcacactggagagaaaccttttgcatgctcagtttgtgggcaaagattctctcacaaagaaagcttaaaaatacacacaagatcacacactggagagaaacctttttcctgctcagtttgtggtcaacaaTTCTCTTATAAGGTAAGcttaatatttcacaaaaaaacacacactggtgagaaggctttttcctgctcagtttgtggacAAAGATTCTCCCGGAAAGGAaccttaaaaagacacacaagaacccacactggtgagaaacctttttcctgctcagattgcggtcaaagattcactcagaagcgatccttaaaaatacacacaagaacgcacacagGAGAGAAACAGTTtttctgctcagtttgtggccaaagttTCTCTGAGAAGGCaaccttaaaaatacacacaagaacacatactggagagaaacctttttcctgctcagtttgtggccaaagattcccTAATCGCTCTCTGGCTAAGAATCACAAGTGTGTTGGTGAGAATTGCAATGATCAATGA